TTAGATTATTAATTTTTATAAGATTTTATCCCATAATTAAATTGCTATAGCTATTGTTATCTCAAAATACACTATTAAAAAATTAAATTTTACATCAAAAAAAATATAAGTTCATTCCTTAGATAGATGTGTGTAATCAAAAAGCCCCAAATTAAAGTTAATTATTGATTTTTATAAGTTTTGAGTTATTGATTAAGAGTAAGTTGATTAGCGATCGCGCCTAGAACTTCAAGATAGAATCAGTAAACCTGATAAAATTTGCCGATATTCTGTATTTGTCGATAAATGAAATTGTTAATCAGCAACGATGATGGCATCTTCGCGCTAGGCATCCGCACCCTTGCTAATACCCTAGCAGAAGCAGGTCATAATGTTACCGTAGTTTGTCCCAACCGCGAAAGATCTGCTACTGGTCACGGTCTTACCCTTCACGACCCGATTCGCGCCGAAGTTGTTGAATCAATGTTTCATCCAACAGTAAAAGCTTGGGCGTGTTCTGGTACACCTTCAGATTGTGTCAAACTAGCTTTAGGTGCTTTGCTGGATGCACCACCAGATTTTGTACTTTCGGGAATTAATCACGGTTCAAATATCGGTACTGATGTTCTGTATTCGGGTACTGTTTCAGCCGCAATGGAAGGGGTAATTGAAGGTATTCCCAGTATTGCTTTTAGTTTAACCAGTTTTACATCTCAAGAGTTTCAAACTGCGGCTGACTTTGCTAAAAAACTCTTAGATCATCTAGCGAAAAATCCTTTATCAGAACCAATGTTACTGAATGTTAATGTCCCACCAGTCAAATCAGAAGAAATTGCTGGTGTGGCAATTACTCGTCAAGGAATTCGCCGCTATTTTGACACATTTCAAAAGCGAGTAGATCCACGCGGTAAAACTTATTATTGGTTAGCAGGTGAAGTTTTAGAGGATGTAGAACAACCAGATCATTTGCACTTACCACCTGATCTGATCACAGATGTGGAAGCAATTAAGCAAAATTACATTACTATCACACCTTTGCAGTATAACCTTACATATTCTGCTGGGGTATATGCTTTACAAGAAATTGGGATGGATCAACTTTCTTAATTGGCTTTTACGCAACTACTGTATTTACCACTTTATCTAATTTTGTTTTTCATCATTAATACTTGCTTACAGGCGATAAAGTTATGGGATCTCAATTTGTCAATTATCAAGTAAAAAGTAATTCACAAACTGATGTAGTAAATGCAGTTCAAAATTTATCTTTAGGCAAGTTATTCAAATATAGATGCTATTTCACAACTAAACCCTGGTAAAAGAGGACTTGTAAGTATATCCGTTTTAAACAAGGTTGTAGCTTTCTTGAGAATGCCATTTTCCCGTTGATATACTTCAATTAATTGTTGTTCTCGATCAATAATCCAATATTCAGAAACTCCTTGCACAGAATAAAGTTTTAATTTGGTTTCGCGATCGCGCTTTTTATCATTCTCTGTGTTAGACAAAACCTCAACTATTAATTCTGGTGCGCCCGTGAGATGACCGGAACTATCAATTAATTGCGATCGCCTTTCA
This portion of the Oculatellaceae cyanobacterium genome encodes:
- the surE gene encoding 5'/3'-nucleotidase SurE; translated protein: MKLLISNDDGIFALGIRTLANTLAEAGHNVTVVCPNRERSATGHGLTLHDPIRAEVVESMFHPTVKAWACSGTPSDCVKLALGALLDAPPDFVLSGINHGSNIGTDVLYSGTVSAAMEGVIEGIPSIAFSLTSFTSQEFQTAADFAKKLLDHLAKNPLSEPMLLNVNVPPVKSEEIAGVAITRQGIRRYFDTFQKRVDPRGKTYYWLAGEVLEDVEQPDHLHLPPDLITDVEAIKQNYITITPLQYNLTYSAGVYALQEIGMDQLS
- a CDS encoding Uma2 family endonuclease, with product MTPGIIFSPSDAVIPDLIWISYERRSQLIDSSGHLTGAPELIVEVLSNTENDKKRDRETKLKLYSVQGVSEYWIIDREQQLIEVYQRENGILKKATTLFKTDILTSPLLPGFSCEIASIFE